DNA sequence from the Planctomycetia bacterium genome:
AGCAGGCCATCAACGGTACGACGACGTTCGAGATTGCGCTCAATCAGGAAATGTCATTGGCCGACCTGGTCGATGAAATCAACACCAAGAAGGTCGGCGTCGCGGCCGGCAAGTTCAACGACGGCGGCGCGCTGAATCCTTTTCATCTGACGCTGCTCAGTCAACGCCCCGGCCGCGCCGGCGAGTTGATGATCGACACGTCGGAACTGGGGCTGCGATTCGAGGAATCGTCGGCGGCGCAAGACGCGAAGCTGCTATTGGGCGCGCCGAGCGCCACCGGCGTGGGCCCGATCGTCACCGGCACGTCGAATGTGTTCAAAGACGTGGTGCCAGGTTTGACCCTGGAGGCGCTCAACACCTCGGACACGGCGGTGACCGTCACCGTCAATGGCACGAACGAGCCGATCATCGCGGCCGCGCAGGCGTTCGTTGACTCGTACAACGCCTTGCACAAGAAGCTGAAGGAAGTCACCGCCTACAACACCGAAACACAAAAAGGCGGCATTCTGCTGGGCGACAGCTCAGCGTTGCACATTGATACTGACTTTGCGTCGCTGTTGAGCGGCCGCGTGTTCGGCGTGGGTGATATCCAGTCGCTCGAGGAAGTCGGCCTGGAGTTGAAAGACGACGGCACGCTCTCACTCGACAAAGACAAGCTGCGCGCGCGCCAAACTGAGTCGCCCGAAGGCGTTCAGGCGTTCTTTCAGACGAAGGACTTGGGGCTGGCCGCGAAGATCGACAAGTTGATCGAAGGTTTGGCCGGAGAAGACGACTCGATCCTCGTCAACCGCGCGGCGGCGCTGGAACGCAAGATTCAGGTCAACGATCAGCGCGTGAAGTTTTTCAACGAGTTTTTGACGCGCAAGCGAGACGTGTTGTTGAATCAGTTCTACACGTTGGAATCGACGATTGCCAAGATTCAAGCGAATACGAATGCACTGGGGGCGCTCAATGCCCTCGCCAATCCCACGGCATGACGCCGCCCCTAACGTAGATTCATGGAGAGAAGTTGCAGATGCAAGCCAACGCGCGCGAAAACTATCTGGCCACGGAAGTCATGACCGCCCCGCCGCAGAAGCTGCAATTGCTCCTGATCGAAGGGGCGATGCGTTTTTGCAACCTGGCGCTGGCCCGTTGGGAGCAAGGAGATCAGGAAGCGGCGGGCGAAGCGCTGACCCGCGCGCAAGGCGTGATCACGGAATTGATCGCCGGCGTGCGTCCAGAGCACAATCGCGAGCTGGCGCGCAAGGCGACGAGCATCTATCTCTACTTGTTCCGCACGCTGGTTGACGCGCATATGCGGCACGATGCGCAAATGGTGCAAGACGCCATGCGCGTGCTGGAGATTGAACGCGGCACCTGGCAGGAAGTCTGCCGCCGTCTGGCCGGCACAACGCCGCCGCCGGTGGAAATGCCTGCCGAGGACTATACGCCGCTGGGCGATTTGTCGGCGTAGGGACGAGACGCGAGTGCATTGGGTTGTGCGACGGCGGGCCGGCACC
Encoded proteins:
- the fliS gene encoding flagellar export chaperone FliS; translation: MQANARENYLATEVMTAPPQKLQLLLIEGAMRFCNLALARWEQGDQEAAGEALTRAQGVITELIAGVRPEHNRELARKATSIYLYLFRTLVDAHMRHDAQMVQDAMRVLEIERGTWQEVCRRLAGTTPPPVEMPAEDYTPLGDLSA